In one window of Plasmodium berghei ANKA genome assembly, chromosome: 14 DNA:
- a CDS encoding sphingomyelin phosphodiesterase, putative, which yields MELITRPDQHFTIMSYNVQMIPVPISTKINIGYRQKTLEKYICELDDIYNADILVLNEVFTKQAYNMFTTGEIKKRFPYHTSILGGKIKNKINYEDDNDDDEYYNTDLFSKNIERDIKEFISNDYCNNDIYDKIGEENQECGCSNTGSQIYKNEIKNRKKQKSINSNGLFCNGSEKNANVSIREEGKNNNTCSDKSIKNNINNTNKFNNQNCETCKDENNKINGNNMISSTCYTINDSKDIMKKKKKKKKQRKKEKRKEDPPPFDSISGEPKFRHFLNGGIIVLSKHKILQKHALIFENSKFPEMFSAKGAIYLKFNIKNNVIHVVATHLHAGNNKSDEKCRLKQIEELTKWVYHGIPSTFINKYEPLFFVGDFNIRYIKDEKFFKEITSNKYLNCVVTNNTLETTYDSSINDYCRYVEDDFEHKYVDTLDYILVSKDSNVKTIVPQTAVQRDYKPISIFKTMLCCIPYQSINIHHASDHFPIYATFKLPNDNYNLSEHDCKNKNI from the coding sequence atggaattaATAACTCGCCCCGATCAGCATTTCACTATCATGTCTTATAATGTTCAAATGATACCTGTCCCTATAagtacaaaaataaatataggaTATAGACAAAAGACGctagaaaaatatatttgtgaacttgatgatatttataatgCTGATATTCTTGTACTGAATGAGGTTTTTACCAAGCAGGCTTATAATATGTTCACAACTGGTGAAATCAAAAAACGATTTCCATATCATACTAGTATTTTAGgaggaaaaataaaaaataaaattaattatgaAGATGATAATGATGATGACGAATATTATAACACTGATTTGTTTAGTAAAAATATCGAACGTGATATAAAAGAATTTATTTCGAATGATTATtgtaataatgatatatatgataaaattggGGAAGAAAATCAAGAATGTGGTTGTAGTAATACTGGTTCTCagatttataaaaatgaaataaaaaatcgtaaaaaacaaaaatctATAAATTCAAATGGTCTATTTTGTAATGGtagtgaaaaaaatgcgAATGTCTCTATACGTGAAGAAggcaaaaataataacacaTGTTCAGATAAatcaattaaaaataatattaataatacaaataagtTTAATAATCAAAATTGTGAAACATGTAAAGAtgagaataataaaataaatggcAATAATATGATATCATCTACTTGCTACACAATTAATGATAGCAAAGATatcatgaaaaaaaaaaaaaaaaaaaaaaaacaaagaaaaaaagaaaaacgaAAAGAAGATCCACCACCATTCGATTCTATTTCAGGAGAACCAAAGTTTcgtcattttttaaacgGAGGTATAATAGTTTTAtcaaaacataaaatattacaaaaacatgcattaatatttgaaaattctAAATTCCCTGAAATGTTTAGTGCAAAAGGagctatatatttaaaatttaatataaaaaataatgttataCATGTGGTAGCAACACATTTACATGCTGGAAATAATAAGAGTGACGAAAAATGTCGACTTAAACAAATAGAAGAATTAACTAAATGGGTATATCATGGCATTCCAAGtacatttataaataaatatgaacccctattttttgttggtgattttaatataagatatataaaagatgaaaaattttttaaagaaataacatcaaataaatatttaaactGTGTAGTAACAAATAACACACTAGAAACAACTTATGATTCATCTATTAATGATTATTGTAGATATGTTGAAGACGATTTCgaacataaatatgttgATACTTTAGACTATATTTTAGTTTCTAAAGATTCAAATGTTAAAACAATAGTGCCACAAACAGCTGTACAGCGTGATTATAAACCGatttctatatttaaaacaatGCTATGTTGCATCCCTTATCAgagtataaatatacatcaTGCAAGTGATCATTTTCCTATATATGCTACTTTTAAATTGCCCaatgataattataatttatctGAGCATGAttgcaaaaataaaaatatataa
- a CDS encoding BTB/POZ domain-containing protein, putative codes for MEKLNKEHIISINAGGKIYMTTLNLISRYKNSRLYEIVQEKLTNMPDLSNDIKKREIFIDRNGNRFEYILDFLRDGVLICETDITVLTRILIEAIYFKLFSLMKIIIKKINLLYSNMSNSVNKNIFKRIISKIEKNRKKETNKLVKLPGIISNYNELKYFNLKKKKKKSYISILNNSNIINEINQVDKDIEKVFTKPDKNDSTNFQKNESPNKLNWQSITNEKERKKTNAYKESHYGTNINSEKNMNSQEKIPNIYTKKAWSDEEQFGNIKNSKDEKDTNSNPKNISRLRNINVINNKISELSYNNYIGNSDYIGYCDCENEDNNFPNYINSVRNKKSTYNYKNYEYNNMKNNVRNPIMVYSEVDDVEETSNYPIMPNINLGEQIFSTTVDF; via the exons atggaGAAATTAAACAAAG AACATATAATTAGTATAAATGCAGGAGGAAAAATTTACATGACTACTCTTAATTTAATATCTCGATACAAAAATTCGCGTTTATACGAAATAGTACAag aaaaattgaCCAATATGCCTGATTTATcaa ACGATATCAAGAAGAGGGAAATATTTATCGATCGAAACG GTAATCGATTTGAATATATCCTTGACTTTCTAAGAGATGGGGTTTTAATATGCGAAACTGATATCACTGTCCTAACTAGGATTTTAATCGAagctatttattttaaattattttctttaatgaaaataataataaaaaaaattaatttattatattcaaatatGAGTAATagtgtaaataaaaatatttttaaaagaattataagtaaaatagaaaaaaatagaaaaaaggAAACAAACAAATTGGTAAAATTGCCTGGAATTATTTCTAATTATAATGAgctaaaatattttaatttaaaaaaaaaaaaaaaaaaaagttatataagcattttaaataattccaatattattaacGAAATTAACCAAGTGGATAAAGACATCGAAAAGGTTTTCACCAAACCTGATAAGAATGATTCAacaaattttcaaaaaaatgaatccCCAAATAAGTTAAATTGGCAATCCATcacaaatgaaaaagaacGAAAGAAAACAAATGCATATAAAGAAAGTCATTATggtacaaatataaattctgaaaaaaacatgaaCAGTCAGGAAAAAATTCCCAacatttatacaaaaa AAGCTTGGAGCGATGAAGAACAATTTggaaacataaaaaattcaaaagaTGAAAAGGACACAAATAGTAACCCTAAGAACATAAGTAGattaagaaatataaatgttatTAACAACAAAATTAGTGAATTGagttataataattatataggGAATAGTGATTATATAGGATATTGCGATTGCGAAAATGAGGATAATAATTTCCcgaattatataaatagtgtacgtaataaaaaatctacatataattataaaaattatgaatataataatatgaaaaacaaTGTCAGAAATCCCATTATGGTATATTCAGAAGTTGATGATGTTGAAGAAACCTCCAATTATCCTATCATGCCAAACATAAATTTAGGAGAACAAATTTTTAGTACCACTGTAgatttttaa
- a CDS encoding BTB/POZ domain-containing protein, putative gives MEKLNKEHIISINAGGKIYMTTLNLISRYKNSRLYEIVQDDIKKREIFIDRNGNRFEYILDFLRDGVLICETDITVLTRILIEAIYFKLFSLMKIIIKKINLLYSNMSNSVNKNIFKRIISKIEKNRKKETNKLVKLPGIISNYNELKYFNLKKKKKKSYISILNNSNIINEINQVDKDIEKVFTKPDKNDSTNFQKNESPNKLNWQSITNEKERKKTNAYKESHYGTNINSEKNMNSQEKIPNIYTKKAWSDEEQFGNIKNSKDEKDTNSNPKNISRLRNINVINNKISELSYNNYIGNSDYIGYCDCENEDNNFPNYINSVRNKKSTYNYKNYEYNNMKNNVRNPIMVYSEVDDVEETSNYPIMPNINLGEQIFSTTVDF, from the exons atggaGAAATTAAACAAAG AACATATAATTAGTATAAATGCAGGAGGAAAAATTTACATGACTACTCTTAATTTAATATCTCGATACAAAAATTCGCGTTTATACGAAATAGTACAag ACGATATCAAGAAGAGGGAAATATTTATCGATCGAAACG GTAATCGATTTGAATATATCCTTGACTTTCTAAGAGATGGGGTTTTAATATGCGAAACTGATATCACTGTCCTAACTAGGATTTTAATCGAagctatttattttaaattattttctttaatgaaaataataataaaaaaaattaatttattatattcaaatatGAGTAATagtgtaaataaaaatatttttaaaagaattataagtaaaatagaaaaaaatagaaaaaaggAAACAAACAAATTGGTAAAATTGCCTGGAATTATTTCTAATTATAATGAgctaaaatattttaatttaaaaaaaaaaaaaaaaaaaagttatataagcattttaaataattccaatattattaacGAAATTAACCAAGTGGATAAAGACATCGAAAAGGTTTTCACCAAACCTGATAAGAATGATTCAacaaattttcaaaaaaatgaatccCCAAATAAGTTAAATTGGCAATCCATcacaaatgaaaaagaacGAAAGAAAACAAATGCATATAAAGAAAGTCATTATggtacaaatataaattctgaaaaaaacatgaaCAGTCAGGAAAAAATTCCCAacatttatacaaaaa AAGCTTGGAGCGATGAAGAACAATTTggaaacataaaaaattcaaaagaTGAAAAGGACACAAATAGTAACCCTAAGAACATAAGTAGattaagaaatataaatgttatTAACAACAAAATTAGTGAATTGagttataataattatataggGAATAGTGATTATATAGGATATTGCGATTGCGAAAATGAGGATAATAATTTCCcgaattatataaatagtgtacgtaataaaaaatctacatataattataaaaattatgaatataataatatgaaaaacaaTGTCAGAAATCCCATTATGGTATATTCAGAAGTTGATGATGTTGAAGAAACCTCCAATTATCCTATCATGCCAAACATAAATTTAGGAGAACAAATTTTTAGTACCACTGTAgatttttaa
- a CDS encoding acyl-CoA synthetase, putative, with product MDITTLRKTLLNFLENENVIEIDYKDNGDFKYFEEVKGTAKKNSSNIYRSCNYEICASLEKNNQFFNIDINTRYELFAFCSKYYLNCEFLGERKKEIRGDEVILGEYVFKTYREVKNEIEIFASALYQFENIEPNTFTDNGKYDKLKIMGIWSKNRPEWYMTDIACAAINFVTVPIYDTIGINSVKLIIQKTQMKACCVEAEKLESLINLKPELPDLNILIIYNDSNLKDEIITKAIKTGYKIYFYKKLIDQYKNKNIIPQVIHQYSNLEDENTGKTTTNNKSPTPNKNMKSDASFKSIDTNNESLENMREMLKNNKPKPSDICTIIFTSGTSGNPKGAMITHYNFISFAQSYLIDGNRLGIIKHEVTLSYLPLAHVYERLIEFALPLFGAKIGYFSGNIKEISNDINELKPTFLITVPRILQKIHDNIMGNLKNKNIISQLLVKTALKCKRQNYAKSSQKFNHGFWDLILQPIRNRLGGRLRIQVMGSSSMDKNKLIDIQMLLSTPISEGWGMTEVGVGFVQHRNDNIKGTIGGMFSNTILKVVKVENMKYDPKEYPNRGELCVKGSSVMAGYFRDEELTKKSFDEDGFFLTGDIVEVNENNRYIKIIDRAKNIFKLAQGEYIEPEKLENIYSNSIYIEHIFVHGYSYENELVSIIVPSEVFVSDYAKKHNIDLPYEELLKSDTIKKLISDEIMSASKTYKLNGIEKIRLFHLTHIPFSVENKQLTPTHKIVRNVILESYKTVIDELYASRNK from the coding sequence ATGGATATAACAACTTTAAGAAAAACCTTGTTAAACTTCttagaaaatgaaaatgttaTTGAAATAGATTATAAAGACAATGGagattttaaatattttgaagaAGTCAAAGGCactgcaaaaaaaaactctAGTAACATATATAGATCATGTAATTATGAAATATGTGCAAGTTTAGAGAAAAACAATCAATTCTTTAACATAGACATTAATACAAGATATGAGTTATTTGCATTCtgttcaaaatattatttaaattgtgAATTTTTAGGAGaacgaaaaaaagaaataagaGGGGATGAAGTCATATTAGGAGaatatgtatttaaaaCTTATAGAGaagtaaaaaatgaaattgaAATTTTTGCATCAGCTCTATATCAGTTTGAAAATATTGAGCCCAATACATTTACTGATAATggaaaatatgataaattaaaaattatgggAATTTGGTCAAAAAACAGACCTGAATGGTATATGACTGATATAGCATGCGCCGCCATAAATTTTGTAACTGTTCCTATTTATGATACGATAGGTATAAATTCagttaaattaattattcaaaaaacCCAAATGAAAGCTTGTTGTGTCGAAGCAGAAAAATTAGAatcattaataaatttaaaaccAGAATTACCagatttaaatatattaattatatataatgatagtaatttaaaagatgaaataataacaaaagcAATTAAGACTggatataaaatatatttttataaaaaattaattgaccagtataaaaacaaaaatattattcctCAGGTTATTCATCAATATTCTAATTTAGAAGATGAAAACACGGGGAAAACTACtactaataataaatcaCCCACtccaaataaaaatatgaaaagcGATGCTTCTTTTAAATCGATTGatacaaataatgaaaGTTTAGAAAATATGAGAGAAATgcttaaaaataataaaccCAAACCATCAGATATATGtacaataatttttacatCTGGAACATCAGGAAATCCAAAAGGTGCTATGATAACTCactataattttattagcTTTGCTCAATCGTATTTAATAGATGGTAATAGATTaggaataataaaacatgaAGTAACACTTAGTTATTTGCCACTAGCACATGTATATGAAAGATTAATCGAATTTGCTTTGCCATTGTTTGGGGCTAAAATTGGATATTTTTctggaaatataaaagaaatatctaatgatataaatgaattaaaaccaacttttttaattaccGTTCCAAgaatattacaaaaaattcatgataatattatgggaaatttaaaaaataaaaatataatatctCAATTATTGGTAAAAACTGCTTTAAAATGTAAAAGACAAAATTATGCTAAAAGTTCCCAAAAATTTAATCATGGGTTTTGGGATTTAATATTACAACCAATAAGAAATCGACTTGGTGGTCGTTTAAGAATACAAGTAATGGGTTCATCATCTatggataaaaataaattaatagatATACAGATGCTTCTCTCTACCCCTATTTCAGAAGGATGGGGAATGACCGAAGTGGGTGTTGGATTTGTGCAGCATAGAAATGATAATATCAAAGGAACTATTGGAGGAATGTTTTCAAACACTATACTAAAAGTTGTTAAAGtagaaaatatgaaatatgaCCCCAAAGAATATCCTAATAGAGGTGAATTATGTGTAAAGGGTAGCAGTGTTATGGCAGGTTATTTTCGAGATGAagaattaacaaaaaaatcattTGATGAAGATGGATTTTTTCTAACTGGTGATATAGTAGAagttaatgaaaataatagatatataaaaattattgatagagcaaaaaatatatttaaattagcACAAGGCGAATATATAGAACCagaaaaattagaaaatatttattcaaatagtatatatattgagCATATATTTGTACATGGATATAGTtatgaaaatgaattagTTTCTATTATAGTTCCTAGCGAAGTTTTTGTTAGTGATTATgcaaaaaaacataatattgATTTGCCTTATGAAGAACTATTAAAAAGTGAtactattaaaaaattgattaGTGATGAGATTATGTCTGCATCTAAAACTTATAAACTTAATggaattgaaaaaatacgattatttcatttaacGCACATTCCATTTTCGGTTGAAAACAAACAACTAACACCCACACACAAAATAGTTAGAAATGTTATCTTAGAATCTTACAAGACTGTTATCGATGAATTATATGCCTccagaaataaataa
- a CDS encoding protein kinase 2, with translation MEKKYHKLFKGKRVEFPLATGAATYVSLTYDEKKNPYLLCWSYMHQEEPEFTVPLKGCRIINNITEIGSCIHIITANEEYQFQCRSKEEFNEMSHFFNMLDFPILGFKNVYVLNKKIGKGSFSNVYIGTNILYGNRVVVKEVDKSKVKESNVYTEIEVLRKIMHKYIIKLISAYEQEGYVYLVLEYLKGGELFEYINNNGPYSEQLAKKAMKRVLIALEALHSNGVVHRDLKMENLMLENVNDPSSLKIIDFGLASFLNSPSMSMRCGSPGYVAPEILRYSSYGTKVDIFSLGVILYNILCGYPPFRGNNVKEIFKKNMRCHISFNTKHWLTKSENVKEIILWMCSKNPDDRCTAIQALGHPWFLPKLTDMHIPSNMNEIANKEMIMQKTAEYDMCKKCKHYPIENNEKGNNNNDIIQNNKNCINDYKKYHDTMLKIDEKYSENTTKAKPSIDSISLNKKKYDMHYITNSNEYETVVLHGGYTSQNYGPSSAPHNNLKKKIMN, from the coding sequence atggaaaaaaaatatcataaattatttaaaggAAAGAGAGTTGAATTTCCTCTAGCAACAGGTGCAGCAACTTATGTTTCTTTAACATATGATGAAAAGAAGAAcccatatttattatgctGGTCTTATATGCACCAAGAGGAGCCCGAATTCACAGTGCCATTAAAAGGATGTCGAATAATTAATAACATAACTGAAATTGGATCATgcattcatataataacagCAAATGAAGAATATCAATTTCAATGTAGAAGTAAGGAAGAATTTAATGAAATGagtcatttttttaatatgctTGATTTTCCTATTTTAGGATTTAAGAACGtttatgttttaaataaaaaaataggaaAAGGAAGTTTTTCTAATGTTTATATTggaacaaatatattatatggtAATAGAGTAGTAGTAAAAGAAGTCGATAAGTCAAAAGTGAAAGAATCTAATGTTTATACAGAAATAGAAGTATTGAGAAAAAttatgcataaatatataataaaattaatatcaGCATATGAACAAGAAGGATATGTGTATCTTGTTTTAGAATATTTAAAGGGAGGTGAActatttgaatatataaataataatggtCCATACTCAGAACAATTAGCAAAAAAGGCGATGAAAAGAGTTTTAATTGCTTTAGAAGCATTACATTCAAATGGTGTAGTACATAGAGatttaaaaatggaaaatttaATGCTTGAAAATGTGAATGATCCAAgttcattaaaaataatagattTTGGGTTAGCatcttttttaaatagCCCATCAATGAGTATGAGATGTGGATCACCAGGTTACGTTGCTCCTGAAATTTTAAGATATTCTTCATATGGAACTAAAGTTGATATTTTTAGTTTAGGTGTTATATTGTATAATATACTTTGTGGATATCCACCATTTAGAGGTAATAATGTAAAagaaatttttaaaaaaaacatgagATGTCATATTAGTTTTAATACTAAACATTGGTTAACAAAATCAGAAAACGtaaaagaaattatattatggATGTGCAGTAAAAATCCAGATGATAGATGTACAGCCATACAAGCATTAGGACATCCATGGTTTTTGCCTAAACTTACTGATATGCACATACCATCTAATATGAATGAAATAgcaaataaagaaatgaTTATGCAAAAAACAGCTGAATATGATATGTGcaaaaaatgtaaacaTTATcctattgaaaataatgaaaaaggaaacaataataatgatataatacaaaataataaaaactgtattaatgattataaaaaatatcatgATACTATGCTCAAAAttgatgaaaaatattcagAAAATACAACCAAAGCTAAGCCTAGTATTGATTCTATTTccttaaataaaaaaaaatatgatatgcATTATATTACAAATTCAAATGAATATGAAACAGTAGTTTTACATGGTGGCTATACTTCTCAAAATTATGGCCCATCATCAGCTCCACATAAtaatctaaaaaaaaaaataatgaattaa
- a CDS encoding HD superfamily phosphohydrolase protein, putative, protein MSCNININETKNLKKIFQNVSLDREDIILQTFERKNIQTIYDLAKHFSFFKFTTFVNACNDDNDDSIEKIINENGDYYNIHGVSYNINLSPNCENNNETVNGTTSNQITQINGTHKKENNGCVDPNWAHINGTMNGVLTNNVHNKHAENNNSKSKCIGKSYTDIEAKEMHNYYEKIKKEQSDLKNNTNSIYFDIHINTDAIKLIQAPDRDKVKLINIIYELIKTNDILMMCMYLNLVNLWPRFESCNIHDFKTLKNLIIDEKKFEYIKNEIGISFCEFIIILNFILKVKKKRIFCKNIFNQCNQYNYTNSINNKTKKETKTICDKIHQFIEYDNWIFQNIIDNPFFQRLRNLSQLGACQFVYPGATHTRFEHSLGVGYLSGKYFTHLCNRSNLSPYYGELNRMFRCVQIAALCHDLGHGPFSHTFESFFMNYKKKETEYKWNHAYMSLKIAEHIIENLIDKDDVLDVSDIKIIKKLIMGRNHNKYFCGIDPIDSLIEASFDIICNNTNGLDADRFDYLQRDATIAPPNGTLPSLNCNRIIGESAVINGQITYNIKEIHPVWTVYSNRYSLFKQVYTHRKVRAMELMLCDGFRLANNIFKWSESLHELNSFIELTDFSIINDIKKKGKTTPNDQNIKDSLNIINAVIQDRNSDYAYKYISEINISEPTLINHLKDIANEDRISRYAHGLSPGDIIIDWNYLNYGMKANDPLDYVYFYSSDNEDDAFIAHKEYRGTSPRYFEECNVRLYCKNKKVAHLAKEAHLKFLSNDVFPHSSPELRGEI, encoded by the coding sequence ATGAGCTGCAATATTAACATCAATGAAACTAAaaatctaaaaaaaatatttcaaaatgtATCTCTGGACAGAGAGGACATAATATTACAGACAtttgaaagaaaaaatatacaaactATATATGATTTGGCAAAGCACttctcattttttaaatttactACTTTTGTTAATGCATGTAATGATGATAACGACGATtcaattgaaaaaataataaatgaaaacgGAGATTATTATAACATTCATGGAGTTTCATATAACATAAATTTATCTCCAAATTgcgaaaataataatgaaactGTTAACGGCACTACATCCAATCAAATAACACAAATTAATGGTACAcataaaaaggaaaataatgGATGTGTGGATCCAAATTGGGCACATATTAATGGGACTATGAATGGTGTTCTAACAAATAATGTTCATAATAAACATGccgaaaataataatagtaaaagTAAGTGTATAGGCAAATCATATACCGATATAGAAGCAAAAGAAATGCATAATTactatgaaaaaataaaaaaggaacaGAGtgatttgaaaaataatactaatTCTATATACTTtgatatacatattaataCTGATgctattaaattaattcaAGCACCAGATAGAGATAAAGTAaagttaataaatataatttatgaactaataaaaacaaatgatatattaatgatgtgtatgtatttaaatttaGTAAATTTATGGCCACGGTTTGAATCATGTAACATTCATGATTTTAAAACgcttaaaaatttaataatagatgaaaaaaaatttgaatatataaaaaatgaaattggtatttcattttgtgaatttattataattttaaattttatattaaaagtaaaaaaaaaaagaattttttgtaaaaatatatttaatcaatgtaatcaatataattacacaaattctattaataataaGACAAAGAAAGAAACTAAAACTATATGTGATAAAATTCATCAATTTATTGAATATGATAATTGgatatttcaaaatattatagatAACCCATTTTTTCAGAGATTAAGAAATTTGTCACAATTAGGAGCTTGTCAGTTTGTTTATCCTGGAGCTACACATACAAGATTTGAACATAGTTTAGGAGTTGGTTATTTATCTGGGAAATATTTTACTCATTTATGTAATAGATCCAATTTATCACCATATTATGGTGAGTTAAATAGAATGTTTCGATGTGTACAAATAGCAGCTTTATGTCACGATTTAGGTCATGGACCATTCAGTCATACTTTTGaaagtttttttatgaattataaaaaaaaagaaacagAATATAAATGGAATCATGCTTATATGTCTCTTAAAATTGCAGAGCAtataattgaaaatttaatagATAAAGATGATGTATTAGATGTTAGTGACATAAagattatcaaaaaattaataatggGACGAAATcacaataaatatttttgtggTATAGATCCAATAGATTCTTTAATTGAAGCTTCATTTGatataatatgtaataatacTAATGGATTAGATGCCGACAGATTTGATTATTTACAAAGAGACGCAACAATTGCTCCACCCAATGGTACCCTTCCTTCATTAAACTGCAATCGTATAATTGGGGAAAGTGCAGTTATAAATGGGCAGATAACTTATAATATCAAAGAAATTCATCCAGTTTGGACAGTTTATTCTAATAGATACTCATTATTTAAACAGGTATATACACATAGAAAAGTTCGAGCTATGGAGCTAATGTTATGTGATGGATTTCGTTTagcaaataatatatttaaatggtCTGAATCATTACATGAATTAAATTCTTTTATTGAATTAACTGATTTTTCTATAAtcaatgatataaaaaaaaaaggaaaaacaACACCAAATGAccaaaatattaaagattctttaaatataattaatgcAGTCATCCAAGATAGAAATTCGGATTATgcttataaatatatttcagaaattaatatttcagAACCTACATTAATTAATCATTTAAAAGATATAGCAAATGAAGATCGAATTTCGAGATATGCTCACGGATTAAGTCCTGGTGATATAATCATTGATTGGAATTACTTAAATTATGGAATGAAAGCAAATGACCCATTAGACTATGTATATTTCTATAGTTCAGATAATGAAGACGATGCTTTTATTGCACATAAGGAATATAGAGGAACGTCACCACGATATTTTGAAGAATGCAATGTTAGGttatattgtaaaaataaaaaagtggCTCACTTAGCTAAAGAAGCCCATTTAAAGTTTCTATCCAATGATGTTTTTCCCCATTCTTCCCCCGAACTAAGGGGGGAAATTTGA
- a CDS encoding mitochondrial ribosomal protein L23 precursor, putative, with protein sequence MFLSLIHFTPPKTPRNVFFPWQTFCVHKSGSFLEKNRLALRVPINLTKFEIREYLRKIYNAKVIKVNTLIKIPERRRNLSDHRFNYYRNGPIYKKAIITLEHEVPDSVKMIQSCKNIGRNPYITKKNVIYGVRSDVKITPTRSQLWHMGECRYSWRLPLTNLLADYKMNLNPDLRIDENYVQLAPDPTKPFMHSGVSSETFKPDNVPDQTFPHINLTPWRRHVKKIYDSGTLAPPESFHHVSKRGETIEYGNQNKGDRKSARSSEWKPPS encoded by the exons atgtttcTAAGTTTAATTCACTTTACGCCCCCCAAAACCCCAcgaaatgttttttttccatgGCAAACTTTTTGTGTGCATAAATCAGGAAgttttttagaaaaaaataggtTAGCTTTAAGAGTACCTATtaatttaacaaaatttgaaattagagaatatttaagaaaaatatataatgcaaAAGTAATAAAGGTCAATacattaattaaaataccAGAAAGGCGGAGAAATTTAAGTGATCATcgttttaattattatagaAATGGGcctatatataaaaaagcaATTATAACATTAGAGCACGAAGTACCAGATAGTGTTAAAATGATTCAGTcgtgtaaaaatataggtAGAAATCCTTATAttacgaaaaaaaatgttatttatGGTGTTAGAAGTGATGTAAAAATTACACCAACAAGATCTCAATTGTGGCATATGGGAGAGTGTAGATATTCATGGAGGCTGCCTTTAACAAATTTGTTAGCAGattataaaatgaatttaaatCCTGATTTAAGAattgatgaaaattatgTTCAACTCGCACCAGATCCTACGAAACCGTTTATGCATTCTGGTGTTTCATCAGAAACATTTAAACCCGATAATGTGCCTGACCAAACATTTCCTcat ATTAATTTAACACCTTGGAGAAGGCAtgtaaagaaaatatatgacTCAGGTACTTTAGCACCACCTGAATCATTTCATCACGTTTCTAAACGTGGCGAAACAATTGAATATggaaatcaaaataaaggAGATAGAAAATCTGCCAGAAGCAGTGAATGGAAACCTCCATCATAA